The nucleotide sequence GCTTCGAGGACTTCAGTGCGCTGGAGGTGGCGCAGCTCGGTGGACAGGCGCTCCACGCCGCCGGCAATGAGCGCCAGGGCAGTGAAAAAGGCGGCGTGCCGGTCGCGCTGGATGATCTGGGTGGAGATGGGATCGACTTGCAAGCCCATGATCTCCATGGCGATGGCTTCGACGCGGGGATCGAGGTGGGCGTAGCCGCCCACGGCCCCGGAAATCTTGCCCACGCGCACGCCGGCAAGGGCCGCGACGAAGCGTTCGCGGTGGCGGGAAAATTCGGCGTAAAACGACGCCATCTTCATGCCGAAGCTCAAGGGTTCGGCATGGATGCCGTGGGTGCGGCCGATCATGAGCTGGCCCTTGAAGCGCATGGCCAGGTCCTTGATGGCGGCCAACAACCCGTCGAGGTCGGCCAGGATCAGGTCGCCGGCCCGGCCAAGGAGCAGAGCGTTGGCCGTGTCCACGATGTCCGAGGAGGTGCAGCCCAGGTGAATGAACCGGGCCGAGGGGCCGACGCGCTCTTCCACGGCGGTGAGAAACGCGATGACGTCGTGGCGGGTGGTTTCCTCGATTTCGAGGATGCGGGCCACGTCGAAGCCGGCTTTTTCCCGGATGACGGCCATGTCGGCCTCGGGAACGCGGCCAAGCTTGGTCCAGGCCTCGCACACGGCCAGCTCGACTTCGAGCCAGGCGGCGAAACGGTTTTCCAGGGACCACAGGTCGCCCATGGCTTTGCGGGTATAGCGCTCGATCATGCGTGCTCCTTGGGCGTTTGGGCCTGGTCGTCATCCTCGGGGTTTTCTTCGGCGGACAGCGGCACGGACGGGTCCCGGGCGAGCTGGGGCACGTCCACGGGCGTTCCCTTGACGGTGTCGTTGCCGTCGCGCTTGAATGCGCCGGGGCGTCTTTGGACGTAGTCGGTGGCGTGAAAGCCGCTGCCCTTGAGGGCGAAGGCGGACAGGGAGACGATGCGCGGCGCGCTGCGGCCGCAGGCGGGGCAGGGAGCCTGTCCCGTGTCCACGGTGCGGCACAGTTCCTCGAACACCCGGCCGCAGGCGGGACACTCGAACTCATACAAGGGCATGTGCCCCTCCGGAAGTCGTGCAAAAAGCCGGGCAGGGATTGCCCCAACCCGGTTTTTGCGCGCTTTGCTGCGTCGTTACGTCGCGCAAACAGGCCGCGACGCCGCAAGGCCGCCCGGCTTTTTCCTCATTTCCAATAATACGCGCGATTATCAGAAAAATCAGGCCAGGGCCTGAAAGGCCAGACGGCCATGGCGCAGGGCGGCGGCAGTCGCGGATGGCGTCGGCCGGCGAGCCAACCAGGCAGGCAGCCGGCGACACCCGGAAATCGAAAGAATCGGCCGGCCGGAACTAGGCCTTCTTGGCGGCAATGGCCTGACGGACGCGCTCCTTGAGGCGTTCCTTGCGGCGCTTGCGGCGACGATCCAGTTCCTTGTGGCGCTCGTGCTTCTTATGCTTGGACATGGGAATTCCTCCTATCGGGTGAAAGAACCCGATGCGGTATATCAAGGCCGGGCGTTTGTAAAGACGCCCGGTCCGGTTTCACGGGGACGGACCCGCAATAATCCGGAAACGTTCTGTGCCGCGGCCGTCTCGCCGCGCCTTGCGGGAAGGTCGGGTCCGAGCCGGGACAACCCGGCAAGACGCGACCTCCCCGCAAGGGGGCGGCAAAGCCACGGGCCTATTCCGAGGGAATGGGCTCCACCGGCTCGGTCAGCAGGAACTTGCCCTGCTGGATTTTTTCCTTAAGCTTCTCGGCAACTTCCAGGGACATGGACAGGCTGGTCAAGG is from Solidesulfovibrio magneticus RS-1 and encodes:
- the purB gene encoding adenylosuccinate lyase — its product is MIERYTRKAMGDLWSLENRFAAWLEVELAVCEAWTKLGRVPEADMAVIREKAGFDVARILEIEETTRHDVIAFLTAVEERVGPSARFIHLGCTSSDIVDTANALLLGRAGDLILADLDGLLAAIKDLAMRFKGQLMIGRTHGIHAEPLSFGMKMASFYAEFSRHRERFVAALAGVRVGKISGAVGGYAHLDPRVEAIAMEIMGLQVDPISTQIIQRDRHAAFFTALALIAGGVERLSTELRHLQRTEVLEAEEGFAKGQKGSSAMPHKKNPISAENLCGLSRLIRTNALASLENMPLWHERDISHSSVERVIMPDSTILADYTLARLTNILKNLKVNPDNMARNLMGSFGLFYSQRVLLALIEAGMDRQEAYVLVQRVAMACWEGRKSFPDAVRADPAISAKLAPAVLDALFDPTYYLAHEDLIYSRVFG
- a CDS encoding FmdB family zinc ribbon protein, whose translation is MPLYEFECPACGRVFEELCRTVDTGQAPCPACGRSAPRIVSLSAFALKGSGFHATDYVQRRPGAFKRDGNDTVKGTPVDVPQLARDPSVPLSAEENPEDDDQAQTPKEHA